The DNA region TCCAGTGGAATCTTAAAAAGATTTGATgcagtttttatatattttttgtggaTAGGTATCACCCAGATAAGAATGCCAACAATCCCGAGGCTTCGGAGCATTTTAAGGAGGTTGCGTATTCATATAGTATCTTGTCTGACCCTGAGAAGAGAAGGCAATATGACAGTGCAGGGTTTGAGGTATTCTTTATTTCTGCCCTTCTCTCTTGATAATATATCAGAGTTTGGCACTAGGAGATAGAGCTTTGTAAATGGTTTCTgcttttaatgaaaaaatgtCCGGACATTCATATCGATATGTTTGGCTATTGGAGCTTCATATGCATATGGTGTTATATATCCGTTTCCTAATGAAGTATCATAAGACTTCCCTAGGTTTATATGGTGGGGTCTCTATGTAGCTTTCTAGATTTTGCACTTTTTATTAGGGAGAAAAAGGTTGACAGTAAATGTGTTTCAAGTTGCCATGTCTTTCACTTTCTTCAGACCATGTTCTAGTGGGATAAGAAGCATAGAAATTGGGATTAAGGTTTGAGAATCATTCCACAAGCAACTTGTTATCCCAGGACTGATAAGTTGGTAGGATTGCATCTTAAGGGGCTGATAGTTCTCCGACGATGGTTTTATTATCATGACCAATGTGGTCTGTATCTGTATCATTTCCTTAAAGAATGGGATACTTTTTTGTAGTTTACCTAATTAGTATAAGATATTTGATTTGAATGTCATCTTTCTTTTGATAGGGAAAATGTAAATATCTTGCTATGACATGTGTAGTTTTCTTTGCTTAAGAAACCCATCTATTGAATTATGCATGTCTAGTTGCCTAGGAAAATAGCATAATGCTCATTTAGGTTGTTCTTCCTGAACTTGTTATATGAATGACGATTACTAGCATAGTCAACTCCATTGAATGGATGCTAATGGTATGCCATGAATGGAGGGATCCATATTTCAAGCATGTAGTTTCCCACTTGAGCTGTCTAGAGGATGATCTTGGTCTCTGATAAAGTTTAGGAAATTTGCCTCTATTTTGGACATCAACCTCCATTACTTGGAAAGTTAACTCTCTTCTTGCTTAAGGATATCAGCTTTTCTCAATCTTATCAATATTGATGAACTTGATCAGGCTCTTGATGCTGAAggcatggatatggagattgACCTATCTAACCTGGGGACTGTCAATACAATGTTTGCGGCATTATTCAGGTAAATTATCTTATGGTATAATTTTGTAGTCTTGTATTTGGTAAAATTGTAAGTTGCACTCCCTTTGATTTGCAGCAAGCTTGGTGTGCCCATCAAAACAACTATATCTGCTAATGTTCTTGAAGAAGCTATGAATGGAACTGTAACCATTCGGCCCCTTCCAATTGGGACATCTGTTAGTGGAAAGGTGCTTGTCCTGTCCTTTGCTGTGTCTGTGAAACGTTTTCTGATGGGTATATAATCTGATTTACCCctgatttctttttatttaggTTGAGAAACAATGTGCACACTTTTTTGGTGTAACAATCAATGAACAGCAAGCTGAGGCTGGAATAGTGATAAGAGTCGTATCCACAGCTCAGAGCAAATTCAAGGTTGTGCAAATTCGTTCCTTCTCTGCATGTTAAAGCGAAGAAATTTATCAATATTTTTCTCTGAATCTAATGTGGAGTTATCATTTCTTGTATTTTGGCCATTCAGTTGCTCTATTTTGAACAAGATGCCCATGGTGGTTATGGCTTAGCCTTACAGGTACAAAACTTTCAgaaaattctctctctctctctctctctctctccctccccttTTATATGAACTTGCTGGGACATCCATGTACTGCTCTGACTGTTCGAATTGTCTAGTTTGTTGATCGGTAACTTAGAACTCACCTTTATTTTCCCTCAATATATTAACAAACCATATTTGGAACTTTTTGCATCAACTGGAAGTGGGTGTTCCTTGTGGATTTATTATGCAGTTTTCACAGAAACGGTCATTAATTATATGTTGAATTATTTAAAACTGATTGCGTCGCTTATCTATTTAATATCAATGGTGATGCATCTTTCTGTTCTGTAATTCTCTCAACTTTATGCTCCAATTTTTTCGATTGGCATTTGTTGGAATTTATTGTTTCAGTTGGAGTAATATTATCCATGGTGTATATAGGAAGACAGTGAGAAGGCAGGCAAGGTCACATCAGCTGGGATGTATTTCTTGCATTTTCAAGTGTACCGACTCGATTCAACTCTGAATGCAGTGCGTTTCTTCTATTGCCTCTTACTTGTTAAAGTTCCTCAAAAGGAAAGCTGTCTCTTTTGTTTGCTGAAGAAACTCTCTATCATCATTTGGCTCTGCAGTTGGCGATGGCCAAAGACCCTGAAGCTGCCTTCTTTAAAAGGTTGGAAGGTCTTCAACCTTGCGAGATTTCAGAACTGAAAGCTGGAACCCATATTTTTGCTGTTTATGGTcagttaaaaaatatattcatcCGTCCAGAGTTCTAAGTACAGTCATCCAAAATTCTGTCTTTATACTGTCTCTTTTATTGACCTTCAGTGGAAATTTTCAGGAGACAACTTTTTCAAGACCGCCTCCTACACAATCGAGGCTCTTTGTGCAAAATCCTATGAAGATACAAGTCAGAAGCTTAAAGACATTGAAGCTCAGATCTTAAGGAAGAGAACTGAGCTGCGCCAATTTGAAACAGAATATAGAAAGGtttctcttccttccttccttcctacCTATTCTCGATTTTAGAATAAATTTTGCGCTTATAGTTTGGCGGTACTTATGTTTAGGCGTTGGCACGCTTCCAAGAAGTAACGAATAGATACAGCCAAGAAAAGCAGTCTGTAAGTTTCCTTGCTTCACATATTATTCAGACATCTGATTAGATTGCTTTGCTTCTTGTTCGATGTCTTTTCCTTTGGATAGATATATATTGTTGCGTTTGATTCGCTATCTAGAGTGTTAGACTAAGATTTTGAGCTTCAGAGTATTTTATTCTCTCTTCAATCCAGGACGCCACTTTTTCCCCTTTATACAATGCATGATTTGCATGTGTCACGAACTCGGGGGCTTGGTTTTTATGTTAAGCCGCGTTTTGTTTTTCCTGAAACAAGTTAACAGCTGACCTTGTTAATTATATTTACATTTCATAGTTAAAGGATACAATGTTTCTGGATGGCAATTCCATGCTTAATTCAACCAAAGTTATATCTTTGGTTTAGTAGGTGCTTTGTGCTTCCATTTTTATTGTATTCATTCGAACAAAATGAATATAGGTGGATGAGCTGCTGAAAGAGCGAGACAGTATCCACTCTTCATTCACCGTGGCCAAAATACCCAGCAATAGTGGTCCTGCCAGCCATCTAAGTAATGGAAGTAGTGGTAGTAGCAGCAGTAGTAGGATTCCAGGCGAAGAAAGTCCTGGTGAAGACGGAACTGCTGATGGGAAGGATAAATCAGGCAAGAAGAAATGGTTCAACCTTAATCTCAAGGGATCTGACAAAAAGCTCGGGTGAAGCTTCTTCAAGACATTCTTATAGCATGAGAGCTCCTTATATTACAGCATTCAAAAGGTTGTCGGCCCTCTCTGTCTCTCCAGCTGTTTTGCTGTTTTGAAGCCATGCCTTGTATTTCTGATGCAGTTCCTCTCTCTCGTGCATGCTTTCTTGGTTTGTATTTCCTTTGCCGGTTCTCCATTCTTTgttcatatatctcattgtATCTCGAGCTACCGCTAAAGGTGCTATTCAGTGCTTTGGTTTAGCATGTGCATGAGAAGATAAGGGAATGGTTAGTTTTGTGCCATGAGCATACCGGCTTCAGCATGTAATGTTGCTCACCTTCAAAGTCATTGTAGCATATCCTCAATATGTGGTAATTATTAGACATgttgcatatttatttattctaatGCAGATTTTGGTCTAGTGTTTTGCCTTCGTGATGAAAGGATGCAAATATTGCAAACTAAATTTGGTGCAAAGAAAGATAGCGATGTTGAGGATCTGAACTCTGTAgcatttgcattttctttggTGAATGATGTTTCAGGTCGGACTCGGCAGCAGCTTCCGACCATCATTTGGGTTTTGAGTTTTTGAACTTCAATTTCCTGACCTGTACTATTCTAAGAAAACATGATTCGGTTCATTTGGCCTCGGAGATGAAAGTTTACTCCACTTCATTCTAACCTAATAGGGGcaaaagtatatattatataatatatgggaaaatttattattaaaagataatGTAATAATAGTTAGGAAGAAGTAGAtagaagaaattattattaaataagaaaaaagataaaattatatatgtatatatatatatggatgtaaaaatatatggaaagtttattattataaaattgattgtaataataattagtaAAAAGTATGAgcctgaattttttttagtggGTTGACTCGACTCGGTTGGATTAGTGGAGATCCAATTGAGTTTCTGGATATTAGggtttatataataaaagtacAAGTACaagtgagaatttattattaaatgagaaaaaagataaaatggtaatgattatattgttaaattgtagTAATGATAAAATAGAGTAGAATATTGATTGTGAACGCCAACGTCACCTTACATGCTTTCTGTTATATTATAATGTGTACTGGTTATAGACCTATGCTTTGTGCAGAATTTGTGcatattattgaaaaatttaaaatttatgggggaaaaaaattatatttaagacCAATATATTATTTACCCTTCTCATTGAAAAAATGTATCATCATAGAGCCTCTTAAAGCGCATCATCATCATAGAAAATTGAGCATATTTGAGACCCCGTTtggagaaaagggaaaaatcgGGCTTTGGCCACAATGTTTACCGGAACAAAATGAAGATAAAAGGGCGGGAATTCCCTTGAAGAAATCCAACTATGAGAGAGACGGAGGCATGCAGATGCCTAATGATCAATAACCTCATGATCAATCAATCCGCATACTAATGagaatattaattattcaaatgaaaattgaaagttgATTATTTTGGTTCTTATAGTGTATAAGGAAGTTAATATCAGCATAATGATAACTTTTTTTCGGGTGATGAAGAATTTGTACATGCCATTAAGGTCAAATTTCTTTacatttaatcattttttgtatttttaccGAAAAATTGTATTCGTATTTTAAAAGGATATTTCATCTCCTTTGTCAAAGATATAAAGTACGACTTTACATCATGGTGATTATTGTTCTTCATATCCTCTTTTGCATTCCACGCTTtcgattatttttttccttctatttttccactttttcttcaaaatccaagttcctttttcttatccacttagaaaaattactttttcaaaaGTAACTATTCCTCTCCCAAGTACTAAAAATTAGTTCATCTGATTTCTTCTCTAGATTGGCTACCTCAATGCCGGTCCCTTGGGAGACAAAATGGCATTTCTTCTCTAGAGAGCTACCTCATGTCGTTCCTTAAGGGGAAAACGGcaacaaaaagttttttttttaatgtaacaATAATTTCTTAGTTCTAGATTTGAAATTTCAACTTTTACTCACTCTTTTGAAATTTCTTCTCTCAATTTTTGGTTGAAAATCCAAATATTTCTCAGTATGTCGTTCTGTTTTGGATAATGTTTCTCACTAATATATGCAGGTAGCTGAGCATATTCTAATAAATGGCATATATAGTTATGGATATGTAGTACGCCACTAAAATTGATTATTCTCCAAGAGTAAatcaaaaataagaataagaagTAATTTGTTTTATTCTCTCAGgattcaagaaaaaataattttttttaatatgcaATACAACATTAAAAGATGATTCTTTGTgggtaaaaattaaaaaaccaCTTTAGTCCTAGGTTAGAATTCCTTagccaaaatatatatttgtaagtTCAATATTCATGCAACGGGTGGGttacataataaataattcaatCTTAATTGTTTggataaattacactggtaattcaaaaagttttaataatgtatcaggttaattcaaaaagttttttttgttacatgatggtacaaaacgttttaaagttgtaacatgatagtacaaattGTCATCttgccattgacgccgtcaagccaacactgatggtgcaaaaccgATTTTTGTGGGATGTTACATGataatgcaaaatgttttgaagttataacttaatagtacaaaatgttttacgtaagttacatgatgatgtaaaatttacagtcttgtAAATGATGACTTGATGGCGTCAAtagcgagatgacggtttgtacaaTCATGttataactttgaaacattttgtaccatcatgtagcaaaaaaaactttttagaccaacctgatacattattaaaactttttggaccaccaatgTAATTAACCCTAATTGTTTTagttatatttcaaaaatttcatgaaaagaTATTCCTTTCTTCTATAGTatactaattatatccaaatatcttcaagaattttgatcaattcataTATTACAATAATGTTGGAGAAGCAGAAGAAAAATAGTGTTGTAAcgttttaaaattatcatttttcaaactcgataaaaaaaataataactataactttttttcatttcactTACTTTCCTGTTATCTTTTATTGTTGTGTGTAATCTCTTCAGAACTCGATCTCTTTGTCGTACTCTATAATATTCTCTTAATTTAGCTTTCTAATGAGTTATCAAAAAACAAAGTATTGaggataatttttatttcttaaaaaaaatcaaaagttaCCATATGTTGTATTATTCAtagtcaaatctcatatattaaatttcgtaaatttgaataattttagctAAAATGAATCATTATTTCCATTAGAGATTTacttaattgaaattttataagatttaaaatagttttaaaacattatgcaataaaatttaaattcttataattataatttttatttatttttgtaatattatgaatatttatttactattgaaataataataatgatttgaATTAATgtattcttcattttcatatgTGCTACcgttatttataataatatgtcttattaatgaatttttatttaacataTTAATCTATGAATTACAATATATTTACATTTTACCCCATTTATTATTCAACATTGGCGCGACAAAATTTACAATGAATTGGCATTGATATTGATAGTAAAAATACTATTATGAGATCATTTAATGCAAACAATTTGTagattttatcttttataacCGATTTATTAGAGTTGAGAGGTGGGAAAATGACAGTTTAATAAAGAAACTTTTAAATTGAGATTATCAAAATTGAGATTCTTTCTGTTTTTAATAAAGAAGttccttcatttttttaaaacatatgccttatttatatttttttaattgtaaaataaaatatctgtgtttttctttcaattttcgaacttttaatttaaggaacttttaaattttctaattgAAATGCATATACTAGACTCCTACCTATTAATTGCATTGGGATGactcaaattattattattattattattctctcttttttaatatatactaAACTTGTACTCACGTTATGAaagcattttttatttttaattttgaacatTGGCTTATTTTGTGATATCTTCTATTACAAATACAATaaacttttataatatttaaaaatgaagATCTTTTATAGAAAAAAGTTTCAAAGTGTTTTAATTACAACTAAATTAATTGGTAAATTGaataagaaagaagaaaagagaaatgcGCGAGCGAACTGAGAGAGATGagatgggggggggggggggggggggggggggggacaaGGGGGTGGGTTGTGGGGATGCTGGCTTGCTTGGGAATATgatttaacttaatttaattttaatttacttttctaacaattcaataatatgattattactttttaaattttttcttcaatttaataataaaggCGCCACAGACTTTTCTTAGCGAggattataattaattttaaatacaaaattggaactattcattacttttcactcaattcaacaacacaattattacttttttaatattttctttaatttaataataaattctcggacatttttttcatatatattattacaattaattttttaatactaaaattttccaactattcattaattttcactcaattcaacaacacaatcattacttttttattttctttttcaattttaataataaattttctcaattgcTTTTATCTTCATCcagtgaaattaaattaaatcaaattaaatcaaattctATTCTATTaccaaacgcaacattaaATGAAATTACAAATTTATCCTAAATCTAATGGTtataattaattggacattaCATGTTCTGCGCAATTCGAGAAAACGGAAGTTAGATCAAAGGAATTCTTCCCCTTTTATaatgtgattaattaaatgtTGTGTAACTAACAATATCTCATcacaaaattagaaaagaaaatttttttttattcgaatcttatcataattttttttaaaaaaatctttttattaaaattatataaaaatttaaaaatttaaaaaatcgagaaaatctcATTTAACTATCCAGCATTGGCCGAGCTCACCATGTTtctgctttcatatatatatatatatatatatattcagcaTCTAGCTCACAACAGTGtattaatcaaaattatatagGATATATGCTTAAGAAGTTACGATATTTATTCAAAATTGAGGCTACTACTAAAGCCTTCGGCGAAGGCTGTTCCTCCCTTTCAGCTTCAGGGGAGTTGCCTTTAATTTCTACGATAGGATTTTTTTGGTCCGCCTATGAAGAACCCGACCCGATTCGGTCCGAGTTCGGAACCCGACTCTCTCTTGTGGATTGAATATGTCGACCGGAATTATTCTCCCATTTGATGTGTGAGAATAATGGCATTCAATTGCCCGTTACAAATCACTTGTAACTCCCGGAATAATTTCACACCATTAATCTCGATTAATGGTAACTATTGGCAgcacaaaaaatatttagtcATAAATGCTACTATACTATGCGGGTGCATATATGAAGGTGTGCGGCAGTGTGTGGCAGTGCATGCATGCGTGCGTGCATGTGGCAGAGCACCGTTGAGAGAGAATCGTGCGGGTGTGTGTGCTCTTATTAGAGAGTTCGTGTAAGTCTGTACTTGTGCTGTGGAATATGATTAGTTCCCTATGGATTTCGTAGCCCGGATCCATCGCCCGTGCCATTTGTATTCGTTCTTATAAGTTATTCGGTACTTGATCAAGTCCATGAGACATATTCCTGGAAATCCGATAAAAACACATAGAGATAATTCGAATTTTATCTCGGTTAATTATTTCGAGTAATTAACATTTGGATCATGTTTTCCAACAACTACTGTTTTAATCctttttcttccccttttttggccaaaacagggggaaaaaaaaagaaacagagagagagaaaaaactAAAGCTTTTCTTATTTCCGCTATTGCGGGGTCGAGGGGCTCTTCGACTTCCGAAGGAGCTAGGCGATTATCCTTGAACTTCATACTAGTCCGATCATGTCATTAACAACagccacatatatatatatatatatatatatatatatattcattaagATCAATTTAACGAACTTTTAAGATTATCCATTCAAACTCAAAATCACAAGCTCATATTTCAACTGTTAAAATCACAggagaagaaaattaatatcatACTCATGTAATATTTTGTTATGAATTATCGTCTGAAAACATATACGTATACACATGTTTGTATATACGTTTTAGAcccatttaattaatattcatgtgaatttgttttattaaACAATTAGTATATTATATTCTTTTGTTCATGTGCTCCTATCTATAGGGACAATATGATCAGCAGTCAGCACATTaattatcttatatatattattatctaaaaGCCATTATGGagaataaatttcaaaaataaaaagacacaaacatcgtgtgtgtgtgtgtgtgtgtgtgtgtagaCAAGATTCCTCTCTGTTGCAAATTAATAAACTAAACCCGGCAAGGACACGAAATAAATGATTTCTTTCCGTTGAAATCACGGATGGGGCCACCCCCCTTATACATTAAC from Punica granatum isolate Tunisia-2019 chromosome 3, ASM765513v2, whole genome shotgun sequence includes:
- the LOC116199511 gene encoding chaperone protein dnaJ 15 codes for the protein MGSKLEGPSAPAIRRDPYEVLSVSRDSTDQEIKTAYRKLALKYHPDKNANNPEASEHFKEVAYSYSILSDPEKRRQYDSAGFEALDAEGMDMEIDLSNLGTVNTMFAALFSKLGVPIKTTISANVLEEAMNGTVTIRPLPIGTSVSGKVEKQCAHFFGVTINEQQAEAGIVIRVVSTAQSKFKLLYFEQDAHGGYGLALQEDSEKAGKVTSAGMYFLHFQVYRLDSTLNALAMAKDPEAAFFKRLEGLQPCEISELKAGTHIFAVYGDNFFKTASYTIEALCAKSYEDTSQKLKDIEAQILRKRTELRQFETEYRKALARFQEVTNRYSQEKQSVDELLKERDSIHSSFTVAKIPSNSGPASHLSNGSSGSSSSSRIPGEESPGEDGTADGKDKSGKKKWFNLNLKGSDKKLG